The genomic interval GCAGCTGAACAGATTGAGCGGTGCAAGTGTTGCTAAGATTTTGAACATTAATGAAGGAGTGCCAAACTCCATGACCTCTTGCTCATATCTCTGAGATGTCTGCTCATCAGCCACCTTTTCAGTGATGACAAAGGCTGATTCTGAAAATCCAAACAGCTTCAGGATAGTGTCAAAGAAGGCGAAAAAGTAGGAAGTTGTTCTTTCGAACATCCACATCCTTTGATCATTCAACCATTCTTGAATTGTGCCTCCACACCATATAACTTCTCCGAGGCTGTATGCACAGTTGGCAAAGAGGACATATGTAAATGATAGGACCCAAGGGCTTGACATCTGGCGGTTCAAAATGATTTACTTGTTAGCAGCTCAGTTGTTATAATGGCATTTAACTAAGATCctttattatgaaataaacGATCATTGcatgcaaaaaaattaaaccaaaaataaatcagatcctttattatgaaataaacGATCATTGcatgcaaaaaaattaaaccaaaaataaatcagAAAATTGTTTTAGAGAAGAATATTACCTTTGGAAACAGAGGGATGCCTTTAGGCAGGCAAAGGGATGGCACTGTAACATAGTATAGTGTAGCAAAGCAGTTTACAGCCCACAGCAAGTAAGGACAGTATGAAAGCTGGAGTTTTAAAGGGATCCTTCCATGTCCATAGATGAGGGGACAATATTTTGAGAGAAAAATCTGCAAGTCACCTTCAGCCCACCTCTTATGTTGTACTAGGTATTGCAACAGTGTCGTTGGAACAACTCCTAGGAATGCCTTCCTTTCAGGATTGTAGTAAATGGATCGCCAACCTCTACATTGTATGGATAAACCTGTGATTATATCCTCTAATGGACAGCCATATTTCAACCCCATCTGCAATTACGCAATGATATGAAAttgtattttttctttttcagggAAAGAATCATATTATACAGAGAGATGGAGAGAAAGACCTCGTTTCCCCAATCTGTATTCTGTTCATATGTGCAACTTGCAAGAACTTTGCATGTATCTTCCAACACTCTTGCGCTTTCTTGAACCTTTTTATTCACGTTCCTCCACTCTACATTGAAGTCTTTGCTATACTTCTTTCCACAAAGACTCTCTCTTCTGTGAAAGCATCCAGTACCAATATAGCTAGGCCCTCCATTTGCATCAAATCCTGGAAGCTCAAGCTTGATAGTTTGCCAGGTACGCAATATATAATCAGAAGTAGATCAAAATATCCTCATATTGTTATCGCAAATTTACAAATTTCTTGTTGTTATTTACTGCTCACCTCCACTACAACTCTCAAGGAACTGCTGTAGAGGTCATTCTTAGAAAGGTTATAAAAGCTCTGTGGATACTGAACATAAGCGATTTCAAGTCCCTTCTCTTCATCCATAAAAAAAGCACATAGCATTTTTTATGGCCTCtgaattatttgaataattcaCATTAAGAATAATTGGCGCGTTGCTTATCCTCGCTGATACCCTTATCTAACAAAAATCCGTCATGAAGGATGATAACTGATAATGACAGTTAACAACTTTTAATCTAGTAGTAATCTGCAGAGTAAAATATAGTTTACCAGTGCATTCATGGCTCCTGCTTTGTAATTATGGTGGTACTGGGGTCTCTTTTCTCGTGCCACATATACCAAAGTAGgcaaaggttttccttcaatGTCAATAGCATCAGCATCTCTTCCATCAAGTACGATCTAAGCAccaggaaagaaaaagaaaaagctgtGGAAAACTTGTAGGCTCTCTGTTTATGGAAGTGCGGATTCTATGAAAAAGAATAGATATAGCAATTTACTTGAAGAATGGTTTGATGATCATGTTGACTTGAAACAAAGTCCCATTCACGAAATCCCTTGTGTTCCTTGCGCATGTCAGCTGGAATTCTCCCCAACTTTGTGATGGTCTCAATGCCTATCTTCAAGTCTTCATATGATTTCTAtaattgtaaaagaaaaatttaatactAGGACTTAAGATTTTGAATCTGGACATTGTGGAAGAATTGGATTGGTCTCAACTTTTTGATGTAGACAAGCGAGTTTGCTTCTACGATTGCAATCAAAAGGCCAACGCCTCCTTTATCAATTATCAATGAGATGACATATACTAAGGAGTTATATGAAatgatttatatatttcataatatatCATTCTGTGATTTTATAGGCCGTAAATGAATTATGTTAgtaatttaaaagaaataaaaaaaatatctcaAGAAAGCTGGTGAGTAGACCTGTTCAAGGGTCCAGAGCTCGGCCCAGCTTTGGTCAAGAATTTTAGGCCTTGGTTCGATCCATCTCGACCCATGAACCTGTGACCTTAGAGAACTTACCTTGATGGACAACCACTCTTCCGCAATGACAGAATCATCAGGTGGTTCAGCAGCGTTACTGAAAAAAGCCTCAGGCGATCTTGGCTCTACTTTGAGCTTTCTGCAGAACGGTAGCCATATCTGGGAGAAACGTGCAGCTTCTAACATCGCATAGAAGGTTAAATCTGAGCTACCATCATCAGATAGATATACACTTATCTTCTCAGTTGGGTAGTCGTAAGCCATTACTGATAAGACTGTGTTGATCACCATAATTGGGGGCTCTATTCCAGGATCCGCCGTGCAAACAAAAATGTCTACGCTAGGCAAAGCTTCCTGATTGTACCTGTTGTAGAAAAATTCTTTGCattattgatttatatttaaattggataagataaaatgaaattagaGGAGGGAATTAAATTAAGAGAGACCTGGAAGAGAGCCTGTCTTTGAAAGTGTAACGAAAGACAGGGTTCCATCTGCGGACAAGTGTGAGAGACCAGTAAAAGCTAAACCAAAGTTCAGCAAGAAACAGTCCAATCCAAGCCCATCTCTCAGTTTTTCCTTCCACACCTGGAATGTAACTTGCTCTATAAACCCAGATGAAGCAGGTGCCTATAAAGGTTGAAGCTGAAAACAATTGAAACGGTAAGCGTCCCCTTGCTGGCACCGTTTCAAAGAGAGGAAGATAACCTTTACTTCCCCTTTCTCCCTCGTTCATgacaaaatcatcaaaagcaAGCCCAAGCCGGAACTTAAATCCTTAAAACCGTAACAACCCAAGCAATACCCAAAAGTATAAATTCATTAAACTGAACCAAAACAGCTAGGAGGGGGACAGAGAGAGATAACTCTGTAAACTAGCAAAAATTGCCCAACGAATCAAAGCCAACGAACAAAAAGTTAGTCAAAGAAACCACCAGCCTCCGATTTTTGCAATTGATTTACCATACTAAAAGTTCGATAGGTGACTAGGGCTAGAAGCTTTGGCCTGAAATGAGCTCCCAGCAGCTCCTTTACATAGCAGGACGTGTTTTCGCCAAAAGTTTAACTTAGCATCCCCAAATGACTAAACAATTCCCCAAATGTCACCCACTTCTAGTTCCCCCCggttttttatttacaaagtGGTAACAACACAGTGACAGAGATAAAAGAAACAGAGAATGTATGGGAGGTGGCTACAAGAATCAAGTCATTCAACAGTTTACTTCCAAAAGTGGTAAGGTTGAAATGAAGATTGATGACGGTATTCATCGAAGAAGATTATGTTGACTGGTGATTagatgaaatttataaatttcatttgaCTAATTAAAAATCGTGAAACAATCTATTATTTCAGTTCAGCATACACTTCATGCACAAAATTCtggaaagaaaagaggaaTTAAGAAGTGcccttttatcttttttttcattctcgTAGTGATTTAATACATGGATAGTGCACAGGCCAGCGAGGCAAAAACAATGGACTTGTAAGTAACCGAACTGGGCATTCTACCACTGTCCTTTCGGAAAAAGAGTGCTTGGTATACAGGGAAGTTGATAGTAACCAAAAGCAAACAGAGGAGAATCTGCAACCCAAATAGGTCCAAAACCTTGGAGTGATCAGCTTCCAAGATGACCTTCTTGATTGCCCCCAAGCTGCTGAACAGATTGAGCATTGCAAGTGTTGCTAAAATATCAAACATTGGTGAAGTAGCACCAAACTCTATCAGCTCTTGCTCATATCTTTTCGAGACATCGTCGTCAGCTACCTTGGCCGTGATGACAAATGCTGCCTTTGAATACCCTAATAGCTTCAAGATGGTGTCGACGAAGGCAAAGAAGTAGGAGGTTGTTCTTTTGAACATCCACATCCTTTGATCGTTATACCAACCTTGGAATGTGCCTCCGCACCATAGGAATTCTCCAAGGCTATGGACGCGGTGTGCAAAGGCAACATATGCAAATGGGAGCACCCAGAGGCTTGATGTCTGATTGTCAAAAATGATTTAGTTATTCATGTGCAAATTTACAAACTCCATGGAAGTGTTATGTTTAAAGCGCGTTTGACATTGCAATTGACAGCATTGAGTCGCAAATGCATTGCCAAATcaagatttgacaaatttaattgaaaaagttgAGTGCTGGAAATTTAGAAAGCATATTAAGAATGATGATAATGCTAAAGGAATCATTTTCGTTTGAAAGATTTGATTGTGACATTGATTCCAAATTCAGCTTGCTGTTTctaaaataatacaaaaaagAGCAAGTTTGTCAGTGAGGAGATTCATACCTTAGGAAACAAGGAGATGTCTTTAAGCAGGCAAAGGCATGGCACAGCAACATAGTACAACGTTGCCAAGCAGTTTGCGGCCCACAAATTGTAAGGACAATATGCAAGTCGAAGTTTTAGAGGAATCTTTTTATGTCCATACAACAGGGAGCAGTACCTTGACAGGAATATTTGTAAGTGACCTTCCGACCATCTCTTATGTTGTATTAACATCTGCAATAATGCTGTTGGAGCAACTCCTAAGAAAGCTTCTCTTTGAGGATTTAAGTAGATTGATTTCCAACCTCTGCATTGTATACTCAATCCTGTAATTATATCCTCCACAGGGCAGCCATATTTCAAACCCATCTGCAACcaaaaacttattattattatatatatgaaagtTATCTATATAATGTGTTTGTATGCGTGCACATGCTTATCACTGTATATGTTAAGGTATGTTAGAGAGAGCGTCACGAACCTCTTTTCCCCATTGTGTGTTCTGCTCAAAGGTACAGCTTGCAAGAACTTTACATGTTTCTTCTAGGACGCTTACACTTTCTTCAACCATGTTGTCATTTAGTCTCTTCCAATCAACTTTACAGCCATTGTCATATTTCTTCCCGCTAAGAGCCTCTCTCCGGTGAAAGCATCCGGAGCCAATATAGCATGGCCCTCCATTTGCATCAAGTCCTGGAAACTCCAACTTGATTGTTGATACCCCATCACAGGCAgatccaagaaaaaaaaaaaataaatatatatatatatatatatcatcagaATCGCTGATCAATCACTGGtttttattacattaattTGTGTAAAACATTTCTATTATGCTTAATTACCTTTTTTGCTACTCGGAAGGAACCACTGTACAATTCATTTTTGGTGAGATTTTCATAATTCTGAGGATATTGTATGTAGGCAAACTCATCTCCCTTCTCTTCATCCATGAAAAAGCATAAAGAATCCTTGATTGACACTGAATTGTTCGAATACATATCGCAATCCACATTGAGAATGATTGGACCATTGCTTATCCTTGATGATACCCTAATCTATTTATTCACCGTAAAAAAGGTCATTCGATAACatacaaaaaggaaaacaattaGCTACAATGGTACTTACAAGAGCATTCATGGCTCCAGCTTTAAAATGGTGGTGAAATTGGGGTCTTTTCTCTCGTGCTAAATATACAAGAGTTGGCAGAGGTCTTCCTTCAACGTCAACAGCATTGGGGTCTCTCCCATCAATTAGGATCTAAGAAATTGATTAAAACACCAATAACTTATAACTAAGCTCAAGTATATTACTAAGTTATCAAAGCATAATTAATTAGGAgtttatgaaattaattacttGAAGAATGGTTTGATGATCACGTTTGCTTGAAACAAAGTCCCATTCACGAAATCCTTTGTGTTGTTTACGAATATCTTCAGGAATTCGGTTCAACTTGGTGGTGGTTTCAATCCTCAATTTCATGTCCTGGTATAGTTTCTgcataattaagaaaaaagatcCTCACCTTTTACATATAAACACCGGAGCAAATAATATATACTTAACAATAGTAAGAAAGTAAAAATGTAGCTCTCTAGTacaaaacaacaaattattatatttttgtaaattttttattatattattaagtttttatatttttattttgaaataaataaatttttataactaatgatcGATTAACTGTTGTTGGTTAAAATGTAATTTGTTATTCTATGTTACAACAATAACATCACATGCAAACATATTATCATAAATGATGATGTGATATTTTAATGTGATCATGCGATATTTTTATATTCCGTGCATATTAATGTCATGtgagtataaaataaaattaaaaagcttaattaaatataataaaataataaaattttatttaaaattttaaaaatacactCTTCATGTATATATTAGCATCCGAGGA from Theobroma cacao cultivar B97-61/B2 chromosome 5, Criollo_cocoa_genome_V2, whole genome shotgun sequence carries:
- the LOC18599860 gene encoding cellulose synthase-like protein E1 → MAKDDYVPLFETRPVKGRILFRLFAASIFVGICFICVYRVRFLPVEGKVERWTWIGLFLAELWFSLYWFLTTVCRWNSVYRFPYKDRLSQRFEKELPGVDIFVCTADPLIEPPSLVINTVLSVMAYDYPPEKLSIYLSDDGGSDLTFYAMLEAATFSKQWLPFCKKFKVEPRSPEAYFRTAFEPVNDPVKAREWLSVKKLYQDMKLRIETTTKLNRIPEDIRKQHKGFREWDFVSSKRDHQTILQILIDGRDPNAVDVEGRPLPTLVYLAREKRPQFHHHFKAGAMNALIRVSSRISNGPIILNVDCDMYSNNSVSIKDSLCFFMDEEKGDEFAYIQYPQNYENLTKNELYSGSFRVAKKLEFPGLDANGGPCYIGSGCFHRREALSGKKYDNGCKVDWKRLNDNMVEESVSVLEETCKVLASCTFEQNTQWGKEMGLKYGCPVEDIITGLSIQCRGWKSIYLNPQREAFLGVAPTALLQMLIQHKRWSEGHLQIFLSRYCSLLYGHKKIPLKLRLAYCPYNLWAANCLATLYYVAVPCLCLLKDISLFPKTSSLWVLPFAYVAFAHRVHSLGEFLWCGGTFQGWYNDQRMWMFKRTTSYFFAFVDTILKLLGYSKAAFVITAKVADDDVSKRYEQELIEFGATSPMFDILATLAMLNLFSSLGAIKKVILEADHSKVLDLFGLQILLCLLLVTINFPVYQALFFRKDSGRMPSSVTYKSIVFASLACALSMY